The Osmerus eperlanus chromosome 22, fOsmEpe2.1, whole genome shotgun sequence genome window below encodes:
- the kcnq5b gene encoding potassium voltage-gated channel subfamily KQT member 5 — MSASVGPQGGPRPPTAPPTMPDLPDLSHLTEDERKIIMAVMDRQKEEEEKEEAMLKFVLVFGCLVLSVLSTIPAQQELASYCLLILEFVMIVVFGLEYIVRIWSAGCCCRYRGWQGRLRFARKPFCVIDIIVLVASVAVVSAGSQGNIFATSALRSLRFLQILRMVRMDRRGGTWKLLGSVVYAHSKELVTAWYIGFLVLIFSSFLVYLVENKVNNEFATYADALWWGTITLTTKKEQGESTTSTFLSSKQNLLRRYTTRKHPSQKLSFKDRVRMASPRGQSIKSRQTSSVNDRRSPVAEQGPEGTSPTKVQKSWSFNDRTRFRPSLRLKSQSRSTPDGDSNAMAEDGFDERGCHCEISVEDLLPSVKSVIRAVRIMKFHVAKKKFKETLRPYDVKDVIEQYSAGHLDMLCRIKSLQTRLDMIVGPQPLSSRTKTFSSPSLPMYYSQARKNSSQGVDQILGKGQIPLDKKIRDKLLSDGDLLEDMSMLGRVCKVERQVQSIESKLDSLLDIYRQVLRKGSSSALALSSLPLFELEQTSDYQSPTQVSGLGGDPGGCVPRSSTTVSRGLHLILAPHNELALNLNASPPSSPLPHHHHPQPPPTPDSGNPGAGGVTPPVFSPRSLTPVGDGGHGGFPTLARPPPPPPHANSRTLCPSSTPSRSERELGDFCGMLGNPREDGGVLEPDQGLGLDLGLGLGLERPERVRLAAASGSNGKLNAKEEGSWRTHVSLEMEPLVPLALSHCSKPSTVDRSLGKSISVQDLMHATPGGRSSLDSQPSLSLSSPSPSSQDSPTGSHGSRDPGGGGGAWREEDLFISDKDVETRGFDFLSQGAPTEAPSSYSSELLRTGAAGAESNRSLASGHTSTPPSAGSTDSLSLPHVRLK, encoded by the exons GTTCGTCCTGGTCTTTGGTTGCCTGGTTCTGTCAGTGCTCTCCACCATTCCGGCTCAACAGGAGTTAGCTTCCTACTGTCTCCTTATTCTG gAGTTTGTGATGATCGTGGTGTTTGGGCTGGAGTACATCGTCCGCATCTGGTCTGCGGGCTGCTGCTGTCGCTACCGGGGATGGCAGGGACGTTTGCGCTTCGCCCGCAAACCCTTCTGTGTCATAG ACATCATCGTGCTGGTGGCGTCGGTGGCGGTGGTGTCGGCGGGCAGCCAGGGGAATATCTTTGCCACGTCGGCCTTGAGGAGCCTGCGCTTCCTGCAGATCCTGCGCATGGTGCGCATGGATCGCCGGGGCGGCACCTGGAAGCTGCTGGGCTCTGTGGTCTACGCACACagcaag GAGCTGGTGACCGCATGGTACATCGGCTTCCTGGtcctcatcttctcctccttcctggtgTACCTGGTGGAGAACAAGGTCAACAATGAGTTTGCCACCTATGCTGACGCCTTGTGGTGGGGCACT ATCACCTTGACCACCAA GAAGGAACAGGGAGAATCAACTACAAG TACGTTTCTTAGTAGTAAGCAGAACCTGCTGAGGAGGTATACTACTCGGAAGCATCCTAG CCAGAAGCTGAGCTTCAAAGACCGCGTGCGGATGGCGAGCCCTCGAGGGCAGAGCATCAAGAGTCGCCAGACGTCCTCGGTCAACGACCGTCGCTCCCCGGTGGCGGAGCAGGGCCCGGAGGGCACCTCCCCCACCAAGGTGCAGAAGAGCTGGAGCTTCAATGACCGCACCCGCTTCAGACCCTCCCTCCGCCTCAAGAGCCAATCCCGTTCCACCCCAGACG GCGACTCCAACGCGATGGCGGAGGATGGCTTCGATGAGCGCGGCTGTCACTGTGAGATCTCCGTGGAGGACCTGCTGCCCTCCGTCAAGTCTGTCATCAGAGCCGTCAG GATCATGAAGTTCCACGTGGCGAAGAAGAAGTTTAAGGAGACGCTCCGGCCGTACGACGTGAAGGATGTGATCGAGCAGTACTCCGCTGGACACCTGGACATGCTGTGTCGCATCAAGAGTCTCCAAACCAG GCTGGACATGATAGTGGGGCCTCAGCCCCTCAGCAGCAGAACCAAGAcgttttcctccccctccttgccCATGTATTACAGCCAGGCCCGAAAGAACTCCTCTCAGGG agtGGACCAGATCCTGGGGAAGGGTCAGATTCCTCTGGATAAGAAGATCAGGGACAAGCTGTTGTCTGATGGAGACCTCCTGGAGGACATGAGCATGCTGGGAAGAGTCTGTAAAGTGGAGCGACAG GTCCAGTCTATAGAGTCCAAGCTGGACTCCCTGCTGGACATTTaccgccaggtcctgcgcaaaGGCTCCTCCTCGGccctcgccctctcctccttGCCTCTGTTTGAGCTGGAGCAGACCTCAGACTACCAGTCCCCCACCCAGGTGAGTGGTCTGGGGGGAGACCCCGGGGGGTGTGTTCCGCGTTCCTCCACCACCGTCTCCCGGGGGCTCCACCTCATTCTGGCCCCGCACAATGAACTCGCCCTCAACCTCAACGCCTCGCCCCCGTCTTCACCTCttccccatcatcatcaccctcagcCTCCGCCCACGCCTGACAGTGGGAACCCCGGGGCCGGTGGGGTGACTCCGCCCGTCTTCAGCCCCAGAAGCCTCACCCCAGTTGGAGATGGAGGCCACGGGGGCTTCCCCACCCTGGCAAGACCTCCGCCACCGCCTCCCCACGCAAACAGCCGAACATTGTGCCCCAGCAGCACGCCCTCCAGGTCGGAGAGGGAATTGGGGGACTTCTGTGGCATGCTGGGGAATCCGAGAGAGGACGGTGGTGTTCTGGAACCAGACCAGGGCCTAGGGCTGGACCTGGGGCTAGGCCTGGGTCTGGAGCGGCCTGAGCGCGTTCGGCTGGCTGCCGCTAGCGGTAGCAATGGCAAGCTCAACGCCAAGGAAGAGGGCTCCTGGAGGACACACGTGAGCCTGGAGATGGAGCCCCTGGTTCCCCTGGCCTTGAGCCACTGCTCCAAGCCCAGCACGGTGGACCGAAGCCTGGGGAAATCCATATCAGTGCAGGACCTGATGCATGCCACCCCAGGGGGGAGGTCCAGCCTGGACAGCCAGCCCAGCCTAAGCctgtcctcccccagccccagtaGCCAGGACTCCCCCACCGGCTCCCACGGCAGCCGGGACcccggaggggggggaggggcgtggcGGGAGGAGGACCTCTTTATCAGCGACAAGGACGTGGAAACGCGAGGCTTTGACTTCCTGTCCCAGGGCGCCCCCACCGAGGCTCCGTCCTCTTACTCCTCAGAACTCCTGAGGACGGGGGCCGCGGGGGCGGAATCCAATCGGAGCCTGGCGAGCGGGCACACGTCCACGCCCCCCTCGGCAGGGAGCACTGATTCTCTGAGCCTGCCGCATGTACGGCTAAAatag
- the eef1a1b gene encoding elongation factor 1-alpha 1b, which yields MGKEKLHINIVVIGHVDSGKSTTTGHLIYKCGGIDKRTIEKFEKEAAEMGKGSFKYAWVLDKLKAERERGITIDISLWKFETSKYYVTIIDAPGHRDFIKNMITGTSQADCAVLIVAAGVGEFEAGISKNGQTREHALLAYTLGVKQLIVGVNKMDSTEPNYSQKRYEEIVKEVSTYIKKIGYNPDTVAFVPISGWNGDNMLEASPNMTWFKGWKITRKDGNASGTTLLEALDAIQPPSRPTDKPLRLPLQDVYKIGGIGTVPVGRVETGVLKPGIVVTFAPVNITTEVKSVEMHHEALTEAMPGDNVGFNVKNVSVKDIRRGNVAGDSKNDPPQEAANFTAQVIILNHPGQISAGYAPVLDCHTAHIACKFAELKEKIDRRSGKKLEDNPKALKSGDAAIVDMIPGKPMCVESFSEYPPLGRFAVRDMRQTVAVGVIKAVEKKAATSGKVTKSAQKAQKTK from the exons ATGGGGAAAGAGAAGCTTCATATCAACATCGTGGTGATCGGCCATGTCGACTCGGGCAAGTCCACCACCACAGGTCACCTGATCTACAAGTGTGGCGGCATCGACAAGAGGACCATCGAGAAGTTCGAGAAGGAGGCGGCCGAG ATGGGGAAGGGCTCCTTCAAGTATGCCTGGGTGCTGGACAAGCTGAAGGCAGAGCGCGAGCGGGGTATCACCATCGACATCTCCCTGTGGAAGTTTGAGACCAGCAAGTACTACGTCACCATCATCGATGCTCCAGGACACAGGGACTTCATCAAGAACATGATAACTGGCACATCGCAG GCGGACTGCGCCGTGCTGATCGTGGCGGCGGGCGTGGGAGAGTTCGAGGCAGGCATCTCCAAGAACGGCCAGACCCGGGAGCACGCCCTCCTGGCCTACACGCTGGGGGTCAAGCAGCTCATCGTGGGCGTCAACAAGATGGACTCCACCGAGCCCAACTACAGCCAGAAGCGCTACGAGGAGATCGTCAAGGAAGTCAGCACCTACATCAAGAAGATCGGCTACAACCCGGACACGGTGGCCTTCGTGCCCATCTCGGGCTGGAACGGAGACAACATGCTGGAGGCCAGCCCTAAT ATGACCTGGTTCAAGGGCTGGAAGATCACCCGGAAGGATGGTAATGCGTCTGGCACCACTCTGCTGGAGGCCTTGGACGccatccagcccccctcccgacCCACAGACAAGCCCTTACGCCTGCCCCTGCAGGACGTCTACAAGATTGGAG GTATTGGCACAGTACCAGTGGGCCGTGTGGAAACAGGGGTCTTGAAGCCTGGTATCGTTGTGACCTTTGCCCCCGTCAACATTACCACTGAGGTCAAGTCTGTGGAGATGCATCACGAGGCCCTGACGGAGGCGATGCCTGGTGACAACGTAGGCTTCAATGTCAAGAATGTGTCCGTCAAGGACATTCGCCGTGGCAACGTGGCGGGTGACAGCAAGAACGACCCACCGCAGGAGGCAGCAAACTTCACCGCTCAG GTGATCATCCTGAACCACCCAGGCCAGATCAGCGCTGGCTATGCCCCCGTGCTGGACTGCCACACCGCCCACATCGCCTGCAAGTTTGCCGAGCTCAAGGAGAAGATTGACCGCCGCTCAGGGAAGAAGCTGGAGGACAACCCAAAGGCGCTCAAGTCCGGGGACGCCGCCATCGTGGACATGATCCCGGGGAAGCCCATGTGTGTCGAGAGCTTCTCCGAGTACCCTCCTCTCG GGCGCTTTGCGGTGCGCGACATGCGTCAGACGGTAGCGGTGGGCGTGATCAAAGCCGTGGAGAAGAAAGCCGCGACCAGCGGCAAGGTCACAAAGTCCGCCCAAAAGGCCCAGAAGACCAAATGA